The following proteins come from a genomic window of Hymenobacter canadensis:
- a CDS encoding cold-shock protein, which translates to MGKSQATFGKKENEKKRLKKRNEKAEKKEERQANAKKGQPLDEMLAYVDENGNITSTPPDPTKKKKEIKVEDIRLGAMRQEDMEQEDPIRKGQVTFFNDSKGYGFIKDSVTQQSIFVHANGLSSGTTIKENDKVSFEVEMGPKGPSAFNVKVGGGE; encoded by the coding sequence ATGGGCAAATCGCAGGCAACCTTCGGCAAGAAGGAAAATGAAAAGAAGCGGCTGAAGAAGCGCAACGAAAAAGCAGAGAAGAAAGAAGAGCGTCAGGCCAATGCTAAGAAAGGCCAGCCGCTTGACGAAATGCTCGCCTACGTAGACGAGAACGGCAACATCACGTCCACGCCGCCGGATCCGACCAAGAAGAAAAAGGAAATCAAGGTGGAGGATATCCGCCTGGGGGCCATGCGCCAGGAAGATATGGAGCAGGAAGACCCGATCCGCAAGGGCCAGGTGACCTTCTTCAACGACTCCAAAGGCTACGGCTTCATCAAGGATTCGGTGACGCAGCAGAGCATCTTCGTGCACGCCAACGGTCTGTCGAGCGGCACCACTATCAAAGAGAACGACAAAGTGAGCTTTGAGGTGGAAATGGGCCCGAAAGGCCCAAGCGCCTTCAACGTGAAAGTTGGCGGCGGCGAATAA
- a CDS encoding suppressor of fused domain protein, translated as MSEQEIEPENSSSGAPIYRYENVEPEPFSLASGDEDSIEAISRHIEQHVGPVTGVFHELISDKVHLDVHIVAPTKDFPFYTLVTSGMSDLPMTVPADPACPAYAELCILLPSTWPLSDVGQADSTPTDEAYWPIGWMKFIARFPHEYHTWLGSGHTIPNGEQAEPYAADTKLGCMLLLPSISLPEEFRELRVTNEKTIHFYCLYPIYKEEMELKMKKGTDALLDEFDEAGISDVIDIARPNVAKKKGFLGLW; from the coding sequence ATGTCAGAGCAGGAAATCGAACCAGAGAATTCGTCTTCCGGGGCACCCATTTACCGTTACGAAAATGTAGAACCCGAACCGTTTAGCCTGGCATCCGGCGACGAGGATTCTATTGAGGCTATTTCGAGGCACATCGAACAGCACGTTGGCCCTGTCACCGGGGTTTTTCACGAGCTTATCTCGGACAAAGTGCACTTGGACGTTCACATCGTGGCTCCCACCAAGGATTTTCCCTTTTACACGCTGGTCACATCCGGCATGAGCGACCTGCCCATGACTGTGCCCGCTGATCCGGCATGCCCTGCGTATGCAGAACTGTGCATCCTCCTTCCCAGCACCTGGCCCCTGTCAGACGTTGGGCAGGCAGACTCTACCCCAACGGACGAAGCGTACTGGCCCATCGGTTGGATGAAGTTTATTGCCCGTTTTCCACACGAATATCACACGTGGCTAGGGTCCGGCCACACCATCCCGAACGGGGAACAAGCCGAGCCTTATGCCGCTGATACAAAACTGGGCTGCATGCTGCTACTGCCTTCTATCAGCTTACCGGAGGAGTTCCGGGAACTGCGCGTAACAAACGAAAAAACCATCCACTTCTACTGCTTGTACCCCATTTACAAGGAAGAGATGGAGCTAAAAATGAAGAAGGGCACCGATGCGTTGCTCGATGAGTTCGATGAAGCCGGCATTTCCGACGTGATAGACATAGCCCGTCCCAACGTGGCCAAAAAGAAGGGCTTCCTGGGTTTGTGGTAG
- a CDS encoding carboxypeptidase-like regulatory domain-containing protein, whose product MKLTASPFDPQTGELLPVYRDAYLNGDLSRSSAQAVESYLGRDDDQAHETLSRWQELHAAEAVAAPTWVQKQVQHIRAEPVRFRRRATTLVASAALLGSMVFAGTHLPTERTPTADNLPTDMAAAPTEAATAAEAATTSASASLMAARTMTVRGRILNENGAPLVGATVLHPGSRHGVSTNSDGEYLMQVPAGTATLKYGYGGYQDEELTVQKSTISNVTLLPQQQAKKRHWWQF is encoded by the coding sequence ATGAAACTGACTGCTTCCCCCTTCGATCCGCAAACCGGCGAGCTGCTGCCCGTCTACCGGGATGCCTACCTCAACGGCGACCTGAGCCGGTCCTCGGCCCAGGCCGTGGAAAGCTACCTGGGCCGCGACGACGACCAGGCCCACGAAACCCTGAGCCGCTGGCAGGAACTGCACGCGGCAGAGGCTGTGGCCGCGCCCACTTGGGTACAAAAGCAGGTGCAGCACATCCGGGCCGAGCCGGTGCGCTTTCGCCGGCGCGCTACCACCCTGGTAGCTTCGGCCGCGCTGCTGGGCTCCATGGTATTCGCGGGCACGCATCTGCCCACCGAGCGCACACCCACTGCCGACAACCTGCCCACCGACATGGCCGCCGCCCCAACCGAAGCGGCTACGGCAGCCGAAGCCGCCACCACTTCTGCCTCTGCCTCCCTGATGGCCGCCCGCACCATGACGGTGCGCGGCCGGATTCTGAATGAGAACGGCGCGCCGCTGGTGGGCGCCACGGTGCTGCACCCGGGCAGCCGCCACGGCGTATCTACCAACTCCGACGGCGAATACCTGATGCAGGTGCCAGCCGGTACCGCCACGCTCAAGTATGGCTACGGTGGCTACCAGGACGAAGAGCTGACCGTGCAGAAGAGCACTATTTCCAACGTAACGCTGCTGCCCCAGCAGCAAGCGAAAAAGCGCCATTGGTGGCAGTTCTAG
- the lpdA gene encoding dihydrolipoyl dehydrogenase: protein MNQYDVTVIGSGPGGYVAAIRCSQLGLKTALIEKYDTLGGTCLNVGCIPSKALLDSTEHFHNAHTTFKEHGIELSDLQVNMNQMIDRKNGVVKANTDGIIYLMKKNKIDVLHGVGSFVDKNHISIVPTGGGEAQQIETKNVIIATGSKPTVLPFIGQDKERIITSTEALNIREVPKHMVVIGGGVIGLEMASIYARLGAKVSVVEFMDSLIPTMDRGLGKELKRILGKIGIEFFLSHKVTGATREGDAVTVTATNPKGEEVKFEGDYCLVAVGRSPFTAGLNLEASGVQMEERGRIKVDEHLQTSVPGIYAIGDVIRGAMLAHKAEEEGVFVAETIAGQKPHINYLLIPGVVYTWPEVAAVGYTEEQLKEQGKAYKTGSFPFRASGRARASMDLDGFVKVLADKETDEILGVHMIGPRIADLIAEAVTAMEFRASAEDVARMSHAHPTYAEAMKEACLAATENRAIHM from the coding sequence ATGAACCAATACGACGTTACCGTCATCGGCTCCGGCCCCGGCGGCTATGTGGCGGCCATCCGCTGCTCCCAGTTGGGCCTCAAAACCGCCCTCATCGAGAAATACGACACCCTGGGCGGCACCTGCCTCAACGTGGGCTGCATCCCCAGCAAGGCTCTGCTCGACTCCACCGAGCACTTCCACAACGCCCACACCACCTTCAAAGAGCACGGCATTGAGCTGAGCGACCTGCAGGTGAACATGAATCAGATGATTGACCGTAAGAACGGCGTGGTGAAAGCCAACACCGATGGCATCATCTACCTGATGAAAAAGAACAAAATCGACGTGCTGCACGGCGTCGGCTCGTTCGTGGATAAGAACCACATCAGCATTGTGCCCACCGGCGGCGGCGAGGCCCAGCAGATCGAAACCAAGAACGTCATCATTGCCACCGGCTCCAAGCCCACTGTGCTGCCCTTCATCGGCCAGGACAAGGAGCGCATCATCACCAGCACTGAGGCCCTGAACATCCGCGAAGTGCCCAAGCACATGGTGGTGATTGGCGGCGGCGTGATTGGCCTCGAAATGGCCTCCATCTACGCCCGCCTCGGCGCGAAAGTGTCGGTGGTGGAATTCATGGATTCGCTCATCCCGACCATGGACCGCGGCCTGGGCAAGGAGCTCAAGCGCATCCTGGGCAAAATCGGCATCGAGTTTTTCCTGAGCCACAAGGTAACCGGTGCCACCCGCGAGGGCGACGCCGTGACCGTAACCGCTACCAACCCCAAGGGCGAGGAAGTGAAGTTTGAGGGCGACTACTGCCTGGTGGCCGTAGGCCGCTCGCCCTTCACGGCGGGCCTGAACCTGGAAGCCTCCGGCGTGCAGATGGAAGAGCGCGGCCGCATCAAGGTTGATGAGCACCTGCAAACCTCCGTGCCCGGCATCTACGCCATCGGCGACGTGATTCGGGGCGCTATGCTGGCCCATAAGGCTGAGGAAGAAGGCGTGTTCGTGGCCGAAACCATTGCCGGCCAGAAGCCACACATCAACTACCTGCTCATCCCCGGCGTGGTGTACACCTGGCCCGAAGTGGCCGCCGTGGGCTACACCGAGGAGCAGCTGAAGGAGCAGGGCAAGGCCTACAAAACCGGCTCGTTCCCGTTCCGCGCCTCGGGCCGCGCCCGCGCCTCCATGGACCTCGACGGCTTCGTGAAAGTGCTGGCCGACAAAGAAACCGACGAAATCCTGGGCGTGCACATGATTGGCCCCCGCATCGCCGACCTCATTGCCGAAGCCGTAACGGCCATGGAGTTCCGCGCCTCCGCCGAGGACGTGGCCCGCATGAGCCATGCCCACCCTACCTACGCCGAAGCCATGAAAGAAGCGTGTTTGGCGGCCACCGAGAACCGCGCGATTCACATGTAA
- a CDS encoding TPM domain-containing protein yields the protein MLLWMALTLGAGRQVAAQASYLTRIPDPKTLGQAYVSDTDHLLQPATVRDLNELLRALDQSRRAHIDVVLTRSIGQEVPKTAATALFNRWQIGDRELRNGLLLLLVQDQRRVEIETGYGLEADLPDILCFRIQQRYMVPYLRQGQYDAAVRQGVAALIRQLTTGRLEPSDSVATASTDDALALTDDPTAPETAIYASPDTINPNAWTTGEAIGMGVGLVFLLVTGGLLLFNLKPTTGFRWGLGLAVAAVVALWFGTVLLDLPVPAGALLVLCYAVPLLGAHAYLWQVQQRLAALAGQSRHARYVFLSEALHGLGMLRYVFPLGLVWLWPRQQRRLADLRDEPYTCPTCAHPMHRLDEAQDDAALQPGQVAEERVASVDYDAWQCPTCQQQLLLPYANLATEAKACIMCRYHTAQPQPDEVMESATTSHGGWGWHVWHCAFCQHTQRTKYTTSRLSSSGSSSGSSGTSGGSWSSSSGGSSGGGGAGSSW from the coding sequence GTGCTTTTATGGATGGCGCTGACGCTGGGCGCGGGCCGGCAGGTGGCGGCGCAGGCGTCCTACCTCACCCGCATCCCCGACCCTAAGACTCTAGGCCAGGCCTACGTCAGTGACACCGACCACCTGCTGCAGCCCGCCACCGTGCGCGACCTGAACGAGCTGCTGCGGGCCCTCGACCAAAGCCGCCGCGCCCACATCGACGTGGTCCTGACCCGCAGTATCGGGCAGGAGGTACCTAAGACGGCCGCCACGGCCCTGTTCAACCGCTGGCAGATCGGGGACCGGGAACTGCGCAACGGCCTGCTGCTGCTGTTGGTGCAGGACCAGCGCCGGGTGGAAATCGAAACCGGCTATGGCCTCGAAGCCGACCTGCCCGACATTCTGTGCTTCCGCATTCAGCAGCGCTACATGGTGCCCTATCTGCGGCAGGGCCAGTACGATGCCGCCGTGCGCCAGGGCGTGGCCGCCCTGATCCGGCAGCTCACGACCGGCCGCCTGGAGCCGTCCGACTCGGTGGCCACTGCCTCTACAGACGATGCCCTGGCCCTGACCGACGACCCGACAGCCCCCGAAACTGCCATTTACGCCAGCCCCGACACCATAAATCCCAACGCCTGGACCACGGGCGAGGCCATTGGTATGGGAGTGGGGCTGGTGTTTTTGTTGGTGACGGGCGGGCTGCTGCTGTTCAACCTGAAGCCCACGACCGGCTTCCGCTGGGGGCTGGGGCTGGCCGTGGCGGCGGTGGTGGCGCTGTGGTTTGGCACCGTGCTGCTGGACCTGCCGGTGCCGGCCGGTGCCCTGCTTGTGCTGTGCTACGCGGTGCCGCTGCTGGGCGCGCACGCCTATCTGTGGCAGGTGCAGCAGCGTCTGGCGGCCCTGGCCGGCCAGAGCCGCCACGCCCGCTACGTGTTTCTCAGCGAAGCCCTGCACGGCCTGGGGATGCTGCGCTACGTGTTTCCGCTGGGGCTGGTGTGGCTGTGGCCCCGGCAGCAGCGCCGCCTGGCCGACCTCCGCGACGAGCCTTACACCTGCCCCACCTGCGCCCACCCCATGCACCGCCTCGACGAAGCCCAGGACGACGCGGCCCTGCAGCCCGGCCAGGTAGCCGAGGAGCGGGTGGCCTCCGTGGACTACGACGCGTGGCAGTGCCCGACCTGCCAGCAGCAGCTACTCCTGCCCTACGCCAACCTCGCCACCGAAGCCAAGGCCTGCATCATGTGCCGCTACCACACCGCCCAGCCCCAGCCCGACGAGGTAATGGAGTCTGCTACCACGTCGCACGGCGGCTGGGGGTGGCATGTGTGGCACTGCGCTTTCTGCCAACACACCCAGCGCACCAAATACACCACCTCCCGCCTGTCGTCGTCGGGTAGCTCGTCGGGGTCTTCGGGGACGTCGGGGGGCTCCTGGTCGAGTAGCAGCGGCGGCAGCTCGGGCGGCGGCGGGGCCGGCAGCAGCTGGTAG
- a CDS encoding porin family protein, with product MKLLLLSGMLLLAGSAYAQLGLRAGANTTYIATKTPQQGQQASADAKAGYQVGVFYEHKLGTRFSVVPELQFSRQRTQLSLQESVFADPSYAADYRLSQSYLHLPVLLRARFGSFYVEAGPQASLQLASREVGTEFYGTTGPYYKDIDRTATARYRRFDVGVCAGLGVQLPSGFGIGLRGTAGLLSLNSKESALSSYSGDLRSQTVQASISYQLRPRS from the coding sequence ATGAAACTGCTACTGCTAAGCGGCATGCTGCTGCTGGCCGGCAGCGCCTACGCCCAGCTGGGTCTGCGCGCCGGCGCCAATACTACATATATCGCCACCAAAACCCCACAACAGGGTCAGCAGGCCAGCGCCGACGCCAAAGCTGGCTACCAAGTGGGCGTATTCTATGAACACAAGCTGGGCACGCGCTTCTCGGTGGTGCCGGAGCTGCAGTTCAGCCGCCAGCGCACTCAGTTGAGTTTGCAGGAAAGTGTTTTTGCCGATCCTAGCTACGCCGCCGACTACCGCCTCAGCCAAAGCTACCTGCACCTGCCCGTGCTACTGCGCGCCCGGTTTGGCAGCTTCTATGTGGAGGCCGGGCCCCAGGCCAGTCTGCAGCTGGCTTCGCGGGAAGTCGGAACCGAGTTCTACGGAACCACCGGCCCCTACTACAAGGACATCGACCGTACGGCTACCGCCCGCTACCGCCGCTTCGATGTGGGCGTATGCGCCGGGCTAGGCGTGCAGTTGCCATCGGGTTTTGGTATTGGGTTGCGGGGTACGGCGGGCTTACTATCGCTCAACTCCAAAGAATCGGCGCTATCCAGCTACAGCGGCGACCTGCGCAGCCAGACGGTGCAGGCTTCCATCAGTTACCAGTTGCGGCCGCGTTCCTGA
- a CDS encoding EamA family transporter, with protein sequence MPTLPRPLILLALLALYLIWGSTYLATKVALGSWPPFLLSASRFLLAGTLQYGAMRLSGAAAASRQEWGRAAVVGFCLPLFGNGATVFAQQYIPSGMAALLVATVPMFLVLLGWAAGLTARPTGKVLLGLALGLGGLGLLMSQRSAAPVLLPGHPGIGVAAVLLAAFMWSVGSLYSKKKPIAGSPFLGVGMQMLCGGGFLLVAGLLHGEASAYDLSAVPLKAWGAFAYLVVFGSFVAFSAYIWLLRVVEPALAGTYAFVNPVVAVLLGGLFAGESLNAGMLGGAALIVAAVALVVLGGRQPKRPAQDSQG encoded by the coding sequence ATGCCTACCCTGCCCCGCCCCCTGATTCTGCTGGCTTTGCTGGCACTGTACCTGATCTGGGGCTCCACGTACCTGGCCACGAAGGTGGCACTGGGCTCCTGGCCGCCGTTTCTGCTGTCGGCCTCGCGGTTTCTGCTGGCGGGCACGCTGCAATACGGGGCCATGCGCCTGAGCGGGGCCGCCGCCGCCAGCCGGCAGGAATGGGGCCGGGCCGCCGTGGTGGGCTTCTGCCTGCCACTGTTCGGCAACGGGGCCACGGTATTTGCGCAGCAGTACATTCCGTCGGGGATGGCGGCGCTGCTGGTAGCCACGGTGCCCATGTTTCTGGTGCTGCTGGGCTGGGCGGCGGGCCTCACGGCGCGCCCGACGGGCAAGGTGCTGCTGGGGCTGGCCCTGGGGTTGGGCGGGCTGGGCTTGCTGATGAGCCAGCGCAGCGCGGCGCCGGTGCTGCTGCCGGGCCACCCGGGCATTGGGGTGGCGGCGGTGCTGCTGGCGGCCTTTATGTGGTCGGTGGGCTCGTTGTATTCCAAGAAGAAGCCCATTGCCGGCTCGCCGTTTCTAGGCGTGGGCATGCAGATGCTGTGCGGCGGCGGGTTTCTGCTGGTGGCGGGCCTGCTGCACGGCGAGGCCTCGGCCTACGACCTGAGCGCCGTGCCACTAAAAGCCTGGGGCGCGTTTGCCTACCTGGTCGTGTTCGGCTCATTCGTGGCGTTTTCGGCCTACATCTGGCTGCTGCGGGTGGTGGAGCCAGCACTGGCAGGCACCTATGCCTTCGTGAACCCCGTGGTGGCGGTGCTGCTGGGCGGGCTGTTTGCGGGCGAAAGCCTGAACGCCGGCATGCTGGGTGGCGCGGCCCTGATTGTGGCGGCCGTGGCGCTGGTGGTGCTGGGCGGCCGGCAGCCGAAGCGGCCGGCCCAGGATTCCCAGGGTTGA
- a CDS encoding Crp/Fnr family transcriptional regulator: protein MVLISSSAPSNCQNCRYVSRSLLGTCQLSELAMLSDSKVSQYYQRGQIIFQHGNRPAGLYCIHQGRVKVSKLSSDGKEQILSLRKEGDVLGFQPLCTGGLYDATAVALTDCVVCLVPRPDFYSLLEQNSRFSHALMRRLSEVLSATQQQVLHTAYKPVRERLAEALVLLYHFFRPETPAPFSIPISRDDLAALTSTAKETASRLLSELRDEGLVATQGSRIMVLDLPRLQKMCAPQE, encoded by the coding sequence ATGGTTCTCATATCATCTTCCGCCCCGAGTAATTGCCAGAACTGCCGCTACGTAAGCCGGTCGTTGCTGGGCACCTGCCAACTCAGCGAGCTGGCGATGCTTTCGGACAGCAAAGTATCGCAGTACTACCAGCGGGGCCAGATTATTTTTCAGCACGGCAACCGGCCGGCTGGGCTCTACTGCATTCATCAGGGCCGGGTCAAGGTGTCCAAACTGAGTAGCGACGGCAAAGAACAGATCCTGAGCCTACGCAAGGAAGGCGACGTGCTTGGGTTTCAGCCGCTCTGTACCGGCGGCCTCTACGATGCTACGGCGGTGGCCCTCACCGACTGTGTGGTGTGCCTGGTGCCGCGTCCCGACTTCTACAGTCTGCTGGAGCAGAACTCACGGTTTTCGCACGCACTGATGCGGCGGCTGTCTGAGGTGCTGAGCGCCACCCAGCAGCAGGTGCTGCACACGGCCTACAAGCCCGTGCGCGAGCGGCTGGCCGAAGCCCTGGTGCTGCTCTATCACTTCTTCCGTCCCGAAACCCCGGCCCCGTTCAGCATCCCCATTTCGCGCGACGACCTGGCCGCCCTCACCAGTACGGCCAAAGAAACGGCCAGCCGCCTGCTGTCTGAGTTGCGGGACGAAGGGCTGGTGGCCACCCAGGGCAGCCGCATTATGGTGCTGGATCTGCCCCGGCTGCAGAAAATGTGCGCGCCGCAGGAGTAG
- a CDS encoding S41 family peptidase has protein sequence MTISFRFACGLLLLLGLPGTLRAQATLTPAQYQQDFDYFWTTVNDNYCYFDKKQTDWARVRELYGAQVAGVSTRAQFVRLLENALNELCDNHASLSTNLPDSRRLVPTGTDVWAQFEQGKPVVMAVRPGYGAERVGLRPGMEIVSINEVPVAQALPPLLGRTLKTVDAAARNLALNLALAGDHRTPRQLTVRAQGRLRVLYPDIPTAQLEQRDARSLLESRQLGTVCYIRINNSLGNNRLIAAFDSTLDALANTTGLILDLRDTPSGGNTTVARAILGRFLTQEQPYQRHEFPAEERQFGIRRSTLEIVSPRPRPYTRPLVVLVGHWTSSMGEGITIGLDAMRRATIMGTEMARLNGAITSFRLPNSTFGFNIPTERLYQVNGQPRENFVPAERIAPDPQGTTDTALDSALQRLHAPAKR, from the coding sequence ATGACTATTTCATTCCGCTTCGCCTGCGGGCTGCTGCTGTTGCTCGGGCTGCCCGGCACGCTTCGGGCCCAGGCCACCCTCACGCCCGCGCAGTACCAGCAGGATTTCGACTACTTCTGGACCACCGTCAACGACAACTACTGCTACTTCGACAAGAAGCAGACCGACTGGGCCCGGGTGCGTGAGCTCTACGGCGCGCAGGTAGCCGGCGTGAGCACCCGGGCGCAGTTTGTGCGGCTGCTGGAAAACGCCCTCAACGAGCTCTGCGACAACCACGCCAGCCTCTCCACCAACCTGCCCGACTCCCGCCGCCTGGTCCCGACCGGCACCGACGTGTGGGCGCAGTTCGAGCAGGGTAAGCCGGTGGTAATGGCCGTGCGCCCTGGCTACGGTGCCGAGCGGGTTGGGCTGCGGCCGGGTATGGAAATAGTGAGTATCAACGAGGTGCCCGTAGCCCAGGCCCTGCCGCCGCTGCTGGGCCGCACCCTGAAAACCGTGGATGCAGCCGCCCGCAACTTGGCCCTGAACCTGGCCTTGGCCGGTGACCACCGCACCCCTCGCCAGCTGACGGTGCGCGCCCAAGGCCGGCTGCGGGTGCTCTACCCCGATATCCCCACCGCCCAGCTGGAGCAACGCGACGCCCGGTCGCTGCTGGAAAGCCGGCAGCTAGGCACCGTGTGCTACATCAGAATCAACAACAGCCTCGGTAACAACCGCCTGATTGCCGCCTTCGATAGCACGCTGGACGCACTGGCCAACACCACTGGCCTCATCCTGGATTTGCGTGATACACCCAGTGGCGGCAACACCACCGTGGCCCGCGCTATCCTGGGCCGCTTCCTCACGCAGGAGCAGCCCTACCAGCGCCATGAGTTTCCGGCCGAGGAACGGCAGTTCGGCATCCGGCGCAGCACGCTGGAAATTGTCTCGCCCCGCCCGCGGCCGTACACGCGGCCCCTGGTGGTACTGGTCGGCCACTGGACGAGCAGCATGGGCGAGGGCATCACCATCGGGCTGGATGCCATGCGCCGTGCCACCATCATGGGCACCGAAATGGCGCGCCTCAACGGGGCTATTACCTCATTTAGGCTGCCCAATTCCACGTTCGGCTTCAACATCCCTACCGAGCGGCTCTACCAGGTAAACGGCCAGCCCCGGGAAAACTTCGTGCCCGCCGAACGCATTGCGCCGGACCCCCAGGGCACTACCGATACAGCGTTAGATAGTGCGCTGCAACGCTTGCATGCTCCCGCCAAACGCTGA